A stretch of DNA from Anopheles nili chromosome 2, idAnoNiliSN_F5_01, whole genome shotgun sequence:
tgtggtgtccttttttttgccaccctaaTCACAACCCCGAATTTGATGTGGATCCCCGAAATTCGTCCTCCAACAGACATCGTAGACCTCGCGTGCGATGATGACCTCGATTGCGAACCATTCCGCAGCGCGTCCGTCAACTCCACGTGCGTGCTGGAACAGTGCCGGTGCACTGACCTGCTGCAGGGTGGCAATGCCACCGAGTGCAAACCATTGGTACGTACAGTGACCTTCATCCACCACTTGGTGCACCACCTGAGCTGCCGTCATCTGACATAAACGTGTTCGATTCTTTTCATCCTTCCATCGCTCACATCTCCCGCTTAAGGTCAACCGAGTGTCGAACCAGATTGGCGGTCAATGTCCGTGTCAGGTTGCGAATTCGTTTTGCGACGAGAAGACGCACCGATGCGTCTGCAATGATGGCTTCCTGCCAAGCCGCGTGGAGAAAAAGTGCGTCCACAGTAAGTGTGCCATTGTGCCAAAATGGGTGCGCGAGTTCGCACACCTAACCTCACTTTCCTTCGTCACTGTCCTTCACTGTCCCTTTCTTTCACGTgatcgctcgatcgttcgatctCGCACGTCCTGGTTCGTCCTGGACACGCAGAATCCGTACCACTTGGAGGTGAGTGTGAAAACAACGAGCAGTGCTCCAACGAGGATCACTTTGCGGACTGTGACGGAACGAAACAGGTTTGCCAGTGCCGGGAGCATTTCGTCATCTACGCCGGTGCCTGCCATTCGCTGATAGGTGCGTAGCGCGTGCATTTACATGCCCTTTGGCATTGTCCGTGGTTTTCCCAGCGAGTTCATCTGCCtacatgtttttgtttcgttttttttttggggggactTTACTTTCAACCCAGCCGTCGCCAATCTCTCGAAACCGTGCGAAACCGACGATGAATGCTCGAATGGGACGGCTCATTCGGTGTGCCATGGTGGACAGTGCCTTTGCGGGACCGGCCACATCGCGGACGCCACCAACAGTAGCTGCCTTGCGGTGGCTGAGCTCGATCAGCCTTGCACCGACTCGAACCAGTGCATTGCCACGCTCGGGGTCGGTTCGGTGTGCTATCAGCAACGGTGTGTCTGCGATAGCAATCACTTCCAGTTTCCGCTGCACGACACCAAGGTGGCTGCTGATGGTCAGCAGAGGATACGAAACGTGTGCGAGCGGAAAATCGGTACGTTGAGCGGTTGCTGTCGATCGGCTAATTGCGCGCACTTTGTGGAGTTGCTAATAGGGCATAATCTATGCGTCTATACATGGAGTGGAAGCAATTAGAAGGAACTGTTttttgcacatgcacatgAATTCAATCAAAAGAGTCGTAGTTAAAATGCAGCACCTATGATAGCTTTGTGATTTGATCATGTCTTATGACGCATGTTCCACAAAAAGCAGTGCATCTTTCGATGAAATCAGATTGATTGAaggattttttattcttcgatCGAATGAATATTACTAACTCTTATTCATTTACTTCACCCAACGATTCCAGTGCATGGAGATAGCTGCAACGACAATCAAAATTGCTACAACTTCCACGTTGGACCGCACGAGCAGTCGATGGAGTGCTTCATgaacgtttgcgtttgtttgaacggattcatcgagaaggatcATGTGTGCCTGAAAGCTAGTAAGTTAGCCGTTTAACTTCTACACGACAGCTGATCACAATTTTACT
This window harbors:
- the LOC128728085 gene encoding prion-like-(Q/N-rich) domain-bearing protein 25, which encodes MARILILSLLFVTLAIESARSSDIVDLACDDDLDCEPFRSASVNSTCVLEQCRCTDLLQGGNATECKPLVNRVSNQIGGQCPCQVANSFCDEKTHRCVCNDGFLPSRVEKKCVHKSVPLGGECENNEQCSNEDHFADCDGTKQVCQCREHFVIYAGACHSLIAVANLSKPCETDDECSNGTAHSVCHGGQCLCGTGHIADATNSSCLAVAELDQPCTDSNQCIATLGVGSVCYQQRCVCDSNHFQFPLHDTKVAADGQQRIRNVCERKIVHGDSCNDNQNCYNFHVGPHEQSMECFMNVCVCLNGFIEKDHVCLKASSGTILAATSILLIIPSFLVAIFKTL